From the Comamonas odontotermitis genome, one window contains:
- a CDS encoding HU family DNA-binding protein, giving the protein MNKTELIEHIANNADISKAAAARALESTIDAVKKTLKKGGTVSLVGFGTFAVGKRAARTGRNPRTGAAIKIKAAKVPKFRPGKALKDALN; this is encoded by the coding sequence GTGAATAAAACTGAACTCATTGAGCACATTGCTAATAATGCTGATATTTCCAAGGCCGCTGCTGCTCGCGCACTGGAGTCCACCATTGATGCAGTGAAGAAAACCTTGAAAAAAGGTGGTACAGTCTCTCTGGTAGGTTTTGGTACTTTTGCTGTTGGTAAGCGCGCAGCTCGTACGGGTCGTAATCCCCGCACTGGTGCAGCGATCAAGATCAAGGCTGCCAAGGTGCCTAAGTTCCGCCCAGGTAAAGCATTGAAAGATGCTCTGAACTAA
- the pgsA gene encoding CDP-diacylglycerol--glycerol-3-phosphate 3-phosphatidyltransferase, whose amino-acid sequence MFFTIPTIMTWTRILAIPLIIGVYYSHLDMATKNLWASGMFVVFAFTDWLDGFLARRLNQTSSFGAFLDPVADKFLVCASLLILVYLQRADVFVALIIIGREIAISALREWMARIGASKSVAVHMIGKVKTTVQMVAIPFLLYDGKIGPVDTGVWGTWLIWAAAVLTVWSMVYYLQKALPEIKARVDS is encoded by the coding sequence ATGTTTTTCACCATCCCCACCATCATGACGTGGACGCGCATCCTCGCGATCCCGCTCATCATCGGCGTGTACTACTCGCACCTGGACATGGCCACGAAGAATCTGTGGGCCAGCGGCATGTTTGTGGTGTTCGCCTTCACGGACTGGCTGGATGGTTTTCTGGCGCGCCGGCTCAACCAGACCTCGTCATTCGGGGCATTTCTCGATCCGGTGGCCGACAAGTTTTTGGTGTGTGCCTCGCTGTTGATCCTGGTCTACCTGCAGCGCGCCGATGTGTTTGTGGCCCTCATCATCATCGGGCGCGAGATTGCCATCTCCGCGCTGCGTGAGTGGATGGCACGCATCGGTGCAAGCAAGAGCGTGGCGGTGCATATGATCGGCAAGGTCAAGACCACGGTGCAGATGGTGGCCATTCCGTTCCTGCTCTATGACGGCAAGATCGGCCCTGTTGATACAGGCGTGTGGGGTACCTGGCTCATCTGGGCAGCCGCCGTGCTGACGGTGTGGTCGATGGTCTACTACCTGCAAAAGGCCTTGCCAGAGATCAAGGCTAGGGTTGATTCGTAG
- the uvrC gene encoding excinuclease ABC subunit UvrC has product MSSPVHSSELLAQVAALPALPGVYRYFDASDALLYVGKAINLKRRVSSYFQKDHGGTRIGHMVSKIVRMETTVVRSEAEALLLENNLIKTLNPKYNILFRDDKSYPYLKITGIAIHDGNLKTPPSQAYPRIAYYRGSTDKKHRYFGPYPNAWAVKETILLLQKVFRLRTCEDSVFTNRTRPCLLYQIKRCSAPCVEHIGPEDYAADVAHAEAMLRGETDVLLKTLEARMMAHSDKLEFEQAAEIRNQIKALASVLHQQSVETTDDRDVDILAVKVQGGKACVNLAMVRGGRHLGDRAYFPVHVEDSTAIAQADLEENDSNQRMPDGRSQAVKQVESRVLEAFVAQHYLQVAPPPVLVVSDPVDAALLRALSEQVGQRVAAVSQPREERRVWLEMAEKNAQLQLARLLAEEGSQQARTRALVDALDLPQDDVDQLTIECFDISHTAGENTQASCVVFHHHKMQSSEYRRYKIDGITGGDDYAAMRQVLTRRYSKVAEAQRDAGGAELASGSARLPDIVLIDGGKGQVGVAREVFTELGLDLSRIVGVEKGEGRKVGLEELVFCDGRDKVYLGKDSAALMLVAQIRDEAHRFAITGMRAARAKVRVGGSSLEEIPGVGPKKRARLLQRFGGVRGVQDASVDDLMTVEGISAALAEDIYKALH; this is encoded by the coding sequence ATGTCCAGTCCTGTGCACTCTTCCGAACTTCTGGCCCAAGTGGCCGCGCTGCCCGCCTTGCCCGGCGTGTACCGCTACTTTGATGCCAGCGATGCCCTGCTGTATGTGGGCAAGGCCATCAATCTCAAGCGCCGGGTATCCAGTTATTTTCAGAAGGATCATGGGGGCACGCGAATCGGCCACATGGTCAGCAAGATCGTGCGGATGGAAACCACGGTGGTGCGCTCGGAAGCCGAGGCGCTGCTGCTGGAAAACAACCTGATCAAGACGCTCAATCCCAAGTACAACATTCTCTTTCGGGACGACAAAAGCTATCCCTATCTGAAGATCACCGGCATTGCCATCCATGATGGCAACCTCAAGACGCCACCCAGCCAGGCCTATCCGCGCATTGCCTACTACCGCGGCTCTACGGACAAGAAGCATCGCTACTTTGGCCCGTATCCCAATGCCTGGGCGGTTAAGGAGACGATCCTGCTGCTGCAGAAAGTCTTTCGCCTGCGCACCTGCGAAGACAGCGTGTTTACCAACCGCACGCGGCCATGCCTGCTCTACCAGATCAAGCGCTGCAGTGCACCCTGTGTGGAGCACATCGGGCCAGAGGACTATGCCGCCGACGTGGCCCATGCCGAGGCCATGCTGCGCGGCGAAACGGATGTGCTGCTCAAGACACTGGAGGCGCGCATGATGGCGCACTCGGACAAGCTGGAGTTTGAGCAGGCAGCGGAAATCCGCAACCAGATCAAGGCGTTGGCCAGCGTGCTGCACCAGCAGAGCGTGGAGACCACCGATGACCGGGATGTGGACATTCTGGCCGTCAAGGTGCAGGGCGGTAAGGCCTGCGTCAACCTCGCCATGGTGCGCGGCGGGCGGCATCTGGGCGACCGTGCCTATTTTCCGGTGCATGTCGAGGACAGCACCGCCATCGCGCAGGCTGATTTGGAAGAAAATGATAGCAATCAGCGCATGCCTGATGGGCGTAGCCAGGCGGTAAAACAAGTGGAATCCCGTGTGCTGGAAGCCTTTGTGGCGCAGCATTACCTGCAGGTGGCGCCTCCGCCAGTGCTCGTGGTGAGCGATCCGGTCGATGCGGCGCTGTTGCGGGCGCTGTCAGAGCAGGTGGGGCAGCGCGTAGCTGCGGTCTCACAGCCACGCGAAGAGCGCCGCGTGTGGCTGGAGATGGCCGAAAAGAACGCGCAGCTGCAGCTGGCACGCCTGCTGGCCGAAGAGGGCTCGCAGCAGGCGCGCACGCGCGCGCTGGTCGATGCGCTGGATCTGCCGCAGGATGACGTCGACCAGTTGACCATCGAGTGTTTCGACATTTCTCACACTGCAGGCGAGAACACCCAGGCCTCATGCGTGGTGTTTCACCACCACAAGATGCAGAGCAGCGAATACCGGCGCTACAAGATCGACGGCATCACCGGCGGCGACGACTACGCCGCCATGCGCCAGGTACTCACGCGCCGCTACAGCAAGGTGGCCGAGGCGCAGCGCGATGCAGGGGGGGCAGAATTGGCCTCGGGCAGCGCACGGCTGCCCGATATCGTGCTGATTGACGGCGGCAAGGGCCAGGTGGGCGTGGCGCGCGAAGTGTTCACCGAACTCGGGCTTGATCTGTCGCGCATCGTGGGCGTGGAAAAGGGCGAGGGCCGCAAGGTGGGCCTGGAAGAGCTGGTCTTCTGCGACGGCCGAGACAAGGTCTACCTGGGCAAGGATTCGGCCGCACTCATGCTGGTGGCGCAGATCCGCGACGAAGCACACCGCTTTGCCATCACCGGCATGCGCGCGGCGCGCGCTAAGGTTCGCGTGGGCGGCAGCAGCCTTGAAGAAATACCGGGCGTGGGCCCCAAGAAGCGGGCGAGGCTGCTGCAGCGCTTTGGCGGTGTACGCGGCGTGCAGGACGCCAGCGTGGATGACCTGATGACGGTGGAAGGCATCTCGGCGGCACTTGCAGAAGACATCTACAAAGCCTTGCACTGA